Genomic segment of Helicobacter enhydrae:
ACCCCACAAATCCACCCCCAATATCCGCCTACTCAACGAGCATTAAAACCTATACCTCAATCCAACATTCCAGTTTGTGAATACTTCTTTTTGATCCACTGACATTTTGGCTCCTATGCCTCCTGTGAGAGCAAAGCCTTGAGTGATATTGCCTTCTCCTCCTGCATAGATTCCTAGATTGACTGCATTGTTTCTTGGTAAAACATAAGGGACTATGAGAGCATTGGCAAATCCAATGTTTGCATCACTTCCATCATTGAACAACGATTTTTCAAGGAATGGGAGGAGATAGAAATAAGTGTGCTCATTGAGATATTTACGCATTTCCATTCCTAGGACAATATCAAGGCGATAGTTGCTCATTGATTGCATTCCTAGTTTTTCTACACCATTGCCTTGTGCTTCACCATTGTAAAGGAAAGAGAAATTGATCCCTCCTAATGGTTTGAGATAATAAGGGCTTTCTTCATTTCCTACTTTGAAGCTATATCCATAGAGAGCACTTAAGTCTGTAGAATAGAAGTTATAAGATAAATCTTGATTGAGAATGTTGTTGATTTGATAATAAATCGTATCAAGCTTGTTTGTAGAGTGTGCAAGTCCGATGTTTTGAGAGAGGGTGAGATCGATTTCATTTTCTCCAAAAAACATTCTTGTATAAACTCCCAAACCTATATTGTGAGAATAGTTTGTCAATGTGGAAGTGGTATAGGTGCCATAGCCATAGCTTAGGGCAAAGCCTAGGAGGTATTCTTGATTATCTCCCAAAATCAAATCATAACCTGCACTCATTCCATTGAGTGTGGCGTTTTGTGTTTGGTTGGCATTGATGGCTCCATCATAGGTTGCCCAAAGTTCTCCTTGAAAAGGGTTGTTGGGTTGTGGTTCATCCAGTAGTCCGATAAGGAGGCTATCATCATTGTTGGCATAGTGGTATTTGGAAGCTTCTTGGATAAGGGAGGCAACTTCGTTTTTGGAGCCAAAAGGATTGCCTTTTCTTGCCATTCTTGCTTCATAGTTATTGTGTCGTATCATCTTGAGGGCTTGGAGGGTTTGAGTCCCTGCATAAATACTCTCTCCTAGATTTGCAAAAGATTGATTGATCATAAAGAGTGCTTGAGAGGCAAGGGTCACATTTCCACTAGCGATACTCTCTGCAAGTCCTATCTTGAGGGCATTGTTGGTTGTAAGGATAGAATCAATGATTGCTTGATTGTTGCCTGAAGTGATGAGAGATTGGAGCTGTGCTTTGGCTTGGGGGTTTTCTACACTCTCTAGGAGTTCTAGGGCTTTGGTTTGGGAGACGGAGAAAGAGAGATTGAGATTTTTGACGATCTTTTGCCCCCCAAAAGTCGCTTCTTCTAGGATTGGCTTAATTTTGAGCGTGCTAAACTCCCCACTTGAGACTGCGACATCTTGCAATGTGAGATTTTCCGCACTTCCGCCGGGCATATAGCTTTTTTTCTTGATCCCCTCTTCTGTTTGGATGATTGTATGTGCCCCCGCCCTCAAGGCAAACAATCGATCATCCTGATCGCTCAAATAGCTTGACGCATTGACTTTGACATTGACAAGCTTGGCATCAGATTTGCTATCCCCTTTGAATTCCACGCTCTTTGCTTCCACTTTTCCAAAGACACCACCCCCCAGAGGATTCTCTGCATTGACATAGCCGATACGCGCACTAAGCGTGATCGAGCTTCCCTCTGCGATATACAAAGAAGCCTGTTCTTGATTTCCAGAGGGGCGTGTGTGTGCATTGATCCTTAGCACCCCACTATCGACAAACACATTGCCCGCCTCGATCCCATCACGCGCGCCATTGAGCGAGAGAGTGCCTTTTTGCACGCTGATAGCATTGGATCGCAAAGTCAGCACTCTAGCATTGAGACTTGAATCCCCATAGCTTGTGATCCTCACATCTTTGCCAAACTTCATATCAATCAATGAGGGATTTTCCAAACTTCCACTATACGCACCAATCGCACCATTGCCAAGATGTGTATCGGCGTTGATTTCTATGCTTTGTGGTGTAGTGTTATCTTTTTTGAACAACTTCAGTTCCCCGCCAGTGCTTGAGATAGAATGCGTGCCCTCTTCTAGCTTGCCTACCAGTGTGAGATCCTGTGCTTGCAGACTTGATTCTCCATAAGATTTCAGATCGCCCTTAAGCGTGAAGCTGTTGTAAGTGGGGCTACTGCTACCATTTGATTTCAACAAAATCAAATGTCCGCCTTTTTGCTCTTTTTCATCGCCCAAAGTGAGACTGCCTATAGAATCCACATTGCCTACTTGTTGTGAGGGTGGTGGCGGGGGTGGCGGTGGTGAGGGTTGAGTTTCTGTGCGATCCGATTCTTGCAAAGTCAAAGTGCCGTTTTTGACTTGAAGTGCATAAAGCCCTGTTTTTGCCCCATCACTCACTTGAGCTTTGAGGGATTTCACTTCGATTTTGGAATCCCCAGAGGAAATGATAGTCCCCCCAGCATTCAGCAACACTTCGCTATCTGTCTCGTTATTGCCACTACCATTGCTTTTGAGTTGCAATACTCCATTTTCTAGCTCAATCTTAGAAATATCTGTCATCTTTGTAGCAGAAGCAGTCTTATCCCAAAGTTTAAGTGTATAGCCGTTATTGGCTTTTGCTCCATTGCCGATCACTTTGATTGTCGAATCAGAAAAAGTGAGATTATCTGATATGCTTGCCTTGCCTTTGGCGGTGATATTGTGGAGCTTTAGCCCTTGTGCATTGCCACCATTAGTGCCTTTTGCCAAAATCGCTTCTTTGTCAGTTTGTCCCTCTAGATAGACTTCTCCTTGCAGATCAAGAGGAGTGCTTGATCCACCTGTGCTATTTGTTTTTGTTTCTAGCGTTAGGGTTGTGTCATAAACGCTCACTTTGGATTCTTTGCCAAAGGTCAATTCTTTTGCCTTGATCCTAACACTCTTGGTCGCACCTTCACCCTTTGCGGTGAGGTGTCCTGCGATATTGAGCCCCAATGTTTGATCACTTAGCTTTTTAAGACTACTTGTCCCCACTTGAATATCAAAAGTTGTTTTGCCATTTGAGCTTCCATTTTCAACAACTCCACCCTCAGCACTTCCCTTTGTGTTGTCCAAAGTGAGATTGCCATTGATGAGATAAGTGTCTGTGCCATCCAATGTGTCTGTAAGGACTAACTGCCCAGTTTGGTTTTTATCCCCCACGCCGATCCCTATGCCAAACCCCCTTTGCTTGGTCCCCCCCTCACCTTGCGTATAGATACCACTTGCCTTGATTGTCACACCCTCAAGTGCAGTCAATCCCAGTATGGACAGATCAGCACTCTTGCTTGAGAGATCCAAAGGGTTGAGTGTATCTGTCCTAGTAGTAGCGTTCTTATAAGAAGTGAGATTGATCCCATCAAGTGTCAGACCTGAAGCACTCTCTTTGCCATTGAGTTGCAACAACGCCCCCCCTTGAGTATAGAGTTTCACTTCGGTAGTAGCACCCGCACTAACACCGACACCATTGCTTTTGCTGATCTTGGTGTGTTCAAAAGCAAAAGTCCCACTTCCTGCCCCAATCACCCCGCATTCTTGAGTGCAACCCTCTCCCTTTGCTCCGAGTGCATAGAGTTTAAATTCTCCGTTTTGTAACTCTATATTTTGATTTTGGAATCTCAAAGCCGAAGCTGTGATAGTCAAGCCATTTTTTATCTCAAGAGAGGATTGGAAATCGCCCAATGTGCCAAAAGTCAATGTTTGATAGCTCTTTTCATCCCCTGCTTTGATACTTGTCCCAGTGTCAAAAACAAGTTTAGAACTTGCATTTTCAGCCAAGAAGCTCAATCCCCCTGCTCTGCTTTTGGCATCAGTGATGAGATTGAGCTTTGTGAATGAAAGATCTCCAAACTGCACAGATTCTGCTTCTAGTCTGAGCGTGGAAGTTGGTGTGCTTTTGCCCTCGAAGCTGACTTTGTTGGGATTGGTGCCATCACTGCTACCATTTTGGAGACCGAGTTTGAGTGTCCCTACGCCTTGAGTGTCTAGAACGAGCGTGCTAGGCGAACCACCTGAGGTGCCTGCAGGAGTAGGCAAACCCACTTCAACTTGCAGTTGGCTCAATTCTAGATTTTTAGCCGAGATTGTCCCGCTTGTTTTAGCTTTTATCGTGCTAGAGCTAGCATTAGCACCGACAATCTTTAGATCCTGTCTTGCATTCTTATCAGCGTTCAAAGCCTCAACATTCGTGCCACTCATAGTCAAAGTAGAGATGTTTGTCCAAGTGATTGCTGTGTCAGCAAAAAGTCTAAGATTGAGACTAGAAATGCTCAAAGTGCCTTGATTTGTGATACTTGTCGCACCTAGCCCTAAATGTCTAAAACTCTCGCTATCAGCAATCCCAAGAGTCACCCCTGAAGCATTTGCAAAAGTGATACCCCCCTTAGCGACAAAATCCAAATCCCCACCACCTCCAAATTTGTAATTCCCTGCACCAAAGGTGATTTTTGTAGCTTCAATCTTGTTCATTCCTTTGGCGGTGAAAGTAGGGGTTGCAGGTGGTTTCCCAGCACTTGCGTCTATAGTCACCCCAAGATCACTCGTGCTCACAATGCTACTATTTTGCATTGTGAGGTTGCTCACTTTGAGCGATGTCAAGGTGGCAAAATCCATTTTGTGATCCACAAGGCTCAATGCCTTAGCATCCAAAGTCTCAAAAGTCGCCCCTACATTGAGCGTGCCACCTTGGATAAGAGAAGTGCCACCATTTGCTGTATCAAAGCTTAGAGTTTGTGCAGTTTTCCCCACCCCACTTGCCTTTATACTTGAAATGCTCAAAGTCGCACCAGTATCAATCTGTAGCTTTTGATCTTTGATTGTGAGACCACTACCGCTTTTTACTTGGATCTTTGCATCTCCTTTGATTATGAGATTGGCTGAAGGGTTGTAGTCCAACGGAGCTTGTGGGCTAGGTGGAGTTGCATTGATTTCACTCACGCCCACCAGAGAGGCACCTTTGGAGAGTTGCAAACTCCCTGTGTTTGTCAAAGTGGAGTTTGTGCCATTAAGCTTCAAACTTGCGTTCTCTCCGAGGATCAATCCTCCAGTGATACTCACTTGCGAAGTCGTAGCGATAGAAGAATCTGCCTCTACCTTTGTGCGTCCTTTGAACTCCACGCCATCAGTAAAAACACCCAAGGTTAGATTGATTTTCTTACCTATAGTGATCATACTTGCCAAAACGCCTGATGTCTCTCCAAAGATAAACTTTTTTAGCCCACCAGTTTTTGAAGTATCAATCTTCAAAGTGAGATTGGCGGTTCCATCAGTCTGATTGACAAAGCTAAATTTATCTTTGAGGACTAGATTTGTGGCTGTTGGAGGATCCTTTGGAGTTTTGGGAAAAGTGAATTCTAGTGAAGTGGTTTTGAGTGTGAGATTGCTATCACTCCCTGTCCAATCGGTGCCATATTTTGCATCACTGCTCGTATCTTTTTTCGCAGTCTCATAATTCCCCTTCCCCCCTGTATCATTTTTGCCAAAATTAGCTATCAAATCAGGACTTTTATCCTCTGCCACAGCCACACCAAGCATCAAGCTCAGCGCCAAACTCACCCTCATCCAATTCCCTTTGTTTCTCATTATCAAAACCTATACCTCAATCCAACATTCCAGTTTGTGAATACTTCTTTTTGATCCACTGACATTTTGGCTCCTATGCCTCCTGTGAGAGCAAAGCCTTGAGTGATATTGCCTTCTCCTCCTGCATAGATTCCTAGATTGACTGCATTGTTTCTTGGTAAAACATAAGGGACTATGAGAGCATTGGCAAATCCAATGTTTGCATCACTTCCATCATTGAACAACGATTTTTCAAGGAATGGGAGGAGATAGAAATAAGTGTGCTCATTGAGATATTTACGCATTTCCATTCCTAGGACAATATCAAGGCGATAGTTGCTCATTGATTGCATTCCTAGTTTTTCTACACCATTGCCTTGTGCTTCACCATTGTAAAGGAAAGAGAAATTGATCCCTCCTAATGGTTTGAGATAATAAGGGCTTTCTTCATTTCCTACTTTGAAGCTATATCCATAGAGAGCACTTAAGTCTGTAGAATAGAAGTTATAAGATAAATCTTGATTGAGAATGTTGTTGATTTGATAATAAATCGTATCAAGCTTGTTTGTAGAGTGTGCAAGTCCGATGTTTTGAGAGAGGGTGAGATCGATTTCATTTTCTCCAAAAAACATTCTTGTATAAACTCCCAAACCTATATTGTGAGAATAGTTTGTCAATGTGGAAGTGGTATAGGTGCCATAGCCATAGCTTAGGGCAAAGCCTAGGAGGTATTCTTGATTATCTCCCAAAATCAAATCATAACCTGCACTCATTCCATTGAGTGTGGCGTTTTGTGTTTGGTTGGCATTGATGGCTCCATCATAGGTTGCCCAAAGTTCTCCTTGAAAAGGGTTGTTGGGTTGTGGTTCATCCAGTAGTCCGATAAGGAGGCTATCATCATTGTTGGCATAGTGGTATTTGGAAGCTTCTTGGATAAGGGAGGCAACTTCGTTTTTGGAGTTAAAAGGATTGCCTTTTCTTGCCATTCTTGCTTCATAGTTATTGTGTCGTATCATCTTGAGGGCTTGGAGGGTTTGAGTCCCTGCATAAATGCTCTCTCCTAGATTTGCAAAAGATTGATTGATCATAAAGAGTGCTTGAGAGGCAAGGGTCACATTTCCACTAGCGATACTCTCTGCAAGTCCTATCTTGAGGGCATTGTTGGTTGTAAGGATAGAATCAATGATTGCTTGATTGTTGCCTGAAGTGATGAGAGATTGGAGTTGTGCTTTGGCTTGGGGGTTTTCTACACTCTCTAGGAGCTCTAGGGCTTTGGTTTGGGAGACGGAGAGACCCAAAGCTAGTTTTTGGACAAACTGCTTTTGTGTATCCTCGATGAGTTTGGGAGTCAAAGTGAGCGTATGGAATCGCCCTGTATTGACGCTAATATCCTCTAGGGTGATCTTTTCTGTTGGAGTCCTAGCACCTGCTCCACCCGGTGCGCTTGGCTTTGCTTTTTTGATCCCGTCCTCTGTATCGATCAAAACGATGTCCCCCGCCCTCAAAGCAAACAATCGATCATCTTTGGTTTCTTTGGGGGTGTCAAGCGTGATGTTGATTAGTTTGCCACTTCCCTCAAACTCTATGCTCTTTGCTTCCACTTTTCCAAAGACACCTTTGCCGATCGGACGCACCGCATTGACATAGCCCACTTCAGCACTTAGGGTGATGGCTTTGCCTGAAGCGAGTTTGATCGCCGTGCGTGATCCATTGCCATCCAAAGTCTTGAAAACCCCTTGATTCTGCACTTTGAGATCTCCGATCGTATGTGCTGTGGCAGTCGTGGTGGATAGACTTGTAGAAGCCACGCTCCCAATCAGTTGCAACTCTCCATTGCCGACATTGATGTCATTGGAGGCGAGTGTCAAAGTCCCTGCTTTGATTGCAGAATTACCTTGACTTGTGATACTCACTCCGCTATTCAAAGTGATGTTGCCAAGGGTGCTAGAAGTTTTGTAATGACTCAAGCTTCCTGCATTGAGCTTAACATCTGCCCCAATCGTTAGCGTATCACCAGCATTCGCTCTAGTGGTGCCACCTTTGATGAACTTCAATTCTCCATTATTGATTGAAATTGTTTTGGTTTGATTCGTTCTACTTGTCCCATTATTGAGGGTGAAGCCTGAAGCGGTGATTGAAGTGTCGCCATAAGATTTCAGATTGCCATTGAGTGTGAAGCTGTTGTGAGTAGCGTTGCCACTACCATTTGATTTTTGCAAAATCAAATGTCCGCCTTGTTGTCCCTTCTCATCGCCCAAAGTGAGATCGCCTATCGCATTGCCAGTTGGAGTGGATTCTTGCAAAGTCAGAGTGCCGTTTTTGACTTGAAGTGTGTAAGTGCCACTACTCGCTACGCTTACCTTGTTTGCTTGGATACTTGAATCCCCTTGCGAGAGGATAGATCCACCTGCTGTCATTTCAAGCTCTGCATTACTACCACCATTATTGATGATTAAGTCTGCATTGTGCAAAGAGATATTTGAAACTCCTGAAACTTTATTGCTAGAAGCAGTATCAGTGTTTTTCAAAGTCAGAGTTTTGGCATTTCCATTGCTAAAGATTTCAAGATTTGCATTATCAAATGTTAGCTTATCCTCAATTCTCGCTTTGCCTTGAGAGATAAGATGTTTGATTTTTAATCCATTGCCACCATTGTTTGCTTTTTTGCTTTTGATTTGAGCTTCATTAGAATCGGCACTGCTTAGATACACAATGCCTTTCAAATCGATAGGACTATTATTTGTGCTTGCACTCCCCTCATCAAGATACAAAGCAGTATTGATCGCCTCTACTCTTGAATGCTCTCCAAATGTGAAATTTTGAGCTTTGATAGTTACTACATTTGTGCTTGTGCCAATCCCTCTCAACACGCCCCCTACATTTAAAGCCACTTGATGATCGCTTAATTTTTTGCCGTTTAGCTCCACATCAAAACTGCTATCTGTATCAGTCTTGACACTCTTGCCCTTGGCAGTATTATCAATCGTTAAACTCCCATCGATTCTAAATTCAGTGCCACTTTCTCCACTTTTTAGTATAAGTGTCCCTGTTTTGGTGCTATTCCCCACATTGATCCCTAGTCCGAACCCTTGATTCTCTCCACTATATATCCCACCAGCTTCTATAGTCACTGCACCCAATGCGTTCAAAGTCCCACCACTTGATAAATCAAGCTTTGCCTTTGTGTCTGTGCGACCTGTGCCACTTGCGTCACTTGATTTCAAAACACTAACTTGGATATTTTCTAGCGTAAGATTGTTTGCAAAAAGTTTGGCTTTTTCTTTGGCATAGAGTTTGAGGCTTGAGTTTGTTGCACTGCTATTACTGATAGAAGTGTTTTTGAAGTTGAACTCACCGATCGGCTCCCCACCACTGACCCCCAACGCATAAAGGCTAAGTGCTTTGCCACTTGTTATCTTGACATCCTGCTGTGAAAATCCAAGTTTGGAAGCCTTGATACTCGTATCTCCATCAACCTTGATAGTGCTAGTTTCTGCACTCTCAAATGAAAGGGCTTGGAAAACACTGCTTTTGTCTTTGGAGTGTTGCGTTGTGATTGTTAGGGGACCACCATTGCTTGCCTCGCCAAGAGTGAGGGTGGAGCTCGCATCAGCACCACTGATGACTGCCCAATCAAAATCAGGGCTTGTGATCGTGACATTTAGCTTATTTAGTGTCAAATCTCCAAAAACCACTTTGCGACTTTTGAGCTCTAGTTTTTCTGATGTGTTTCCACTGATTGTCACCTTGCCATCTTTGGTTTGAGTGTCTTGTGCCCCACGAGCTTTTGGTTTTGTGTCTTGTTTGCCAAGCGTGATCGTTCCCTCTGCCTCCAATGTGAGCTTAGGAGGAGTAGGAGTGCGACTACCATTTCCCAAAGTAATCGTTTGCCCATAGATTCCTATATCACTCCCTTTGAGAGTGGTGTCACCTGTCACGCTTATCGTGCCGTAGCTAGTATTTTTGGCTTCATTGCTGATCTCAAGCGTTGAGAGCTTTTTGGTGTCATTTGTTTTGGCTGTGATTGTCCCACCATTTAGCACGAGATTCTTGTTTTCCCAAGGCGTAGATTTGTCTGATAGGATCTCTACATCAAGATTTGAGATTTTGAGATTTTTGGTTTGCAATTTGCCCAAGATTTGAAGCTTTGGCTTGTTTTGCTCTCTAGCTCCAGTAGATGAAATAGTCGTGATTTCTGCTTTTTGGCTACTTTGCCCCTCTTCTCCAAATGTCACTACTTCACCCTGTAGCTTCAGCACCCCCTTGCCCTCGAAACTATGCGTTCCTTTCACCTGTATCGTTTTGGCATTGATCGTATTCTCACCTGTGAGCACAAAGGTGGAGGCACTACCTGCTTGAATAGTCAGAGCATTTTCACTTGCAAGTGTTGTGGAAGTCAATGCTAGTTTGGTGTTTTTGAGAGTAGCGAGCTTGGAGTTTAGGGTAATATTCTCAAAACTCGCACTTTGGGTTTCCAAAGCCGTAAAATCTTCCAAAGTGATTTTTGAGTCTTTGCCACCTTTGAAAGTCACGCCATAGGACTCACCCTCACCTCTGCTAGAAGTTCCATCTGTCAATTTCAAAATAAGGGTTTTTCCATTTGGTGCAGGAGATTGTGCAGGTTTTGCTACTTTGGGCATATTGATCTTGAGCGTTGCATTGTCTCCGATAGAGATGTCTTGCTTTAGCATTGTCAATGTGCCTGTGCCACCTGCACTCCCCTCTTCTGCCCCGCTGATTGTGGCTGTTATACCTTTCTCAAGTATGATTTTGCCTCTAGAAGTGCTTGTGATACTTTTCACCCCCTCTAGACTTGTATCTTTTTGCAAGGTGATCGTGCCGTTGTTTTCCAAATCCCCCACGCCTTTGAAATGGCTATCTCTTTGCAAAACCAATCCACTCACGATTTGGCTTTTTGTAAATCCATCAAGCGTGAGGGTGATATACTCTCCCAAAAGCACTGAGGAAGCACCGGGAGTTTGACCAAAGGCAAAGGTGGTTAGAGTTTGAGGCTCTTGTTCCTTTTTGATTGTGAAAGTCACCGTGCCACCACCACTTCTTTGAATCTTGAAGCCATCTTTGAGGGTTAAAGTTGTCGGAGTAGTAGCACCTGTTTGGGAAGTTTTGGGGAAAGTAAAAGTGAGATTATCAGTTTGAAGCTTTAGGAAGCTATCGCTCCCTGTCCAGTCTGTGCCAAATGTGGCTTGTGTTGAGGGTGAGCTTCCATTTTTTGTGACACTTGCATAGTTGCCCTTACCCCCACTTGCATTGCTCCCGAAGTCTGCAACAAGTGTTGTAGCCTCTACTGATAACAATGAAGCACACAAAATGCCACTCAAAGCCACACTCAATCTCACTCTCACCTATTTTCTCCGATTTGCTGATTAAAATCCGTCTATGTTTGTTTCAAAATAAAGCCAAAATATTACACTAAAAAAGCACCAAGATTCTAAATTTGTCAAAGTTCGTTAGCTTTGGCACTTCAAATCGCAAAACATCATTAAGCAAAAGTCTGCACTCTATCGTTGGATTGTCACACAAAAAATGGAGTTGGTTTTTGCAAAAGCACATTTTTTAATTTCTCAAGCTTGGTTTGGATAAAGCACGGCTTTGGGGTGGTTCAAGCTTGGCTTGGTGTTTTTCTTTTGAAGTTGGTTTGAGGAAGTCTGTTCTTTTGGTGATTCTAGAATCTAGGGTTCTTTTTTAATCTTGGCTTGAGCAAAGCACCCTTTATACAATTCTAGAATCCCCTAGGATCTCTCTTAAGGGGGGCAAGGGGAACTTAAAGCAAGCGTTCCCCTTATCCCCCTTAACAACCCCCATAACCCCAGCATTGCATTAGCAAGGCTCGTTCAAGATTATATTGACTTGGAATCTTTTTTGGTTCTACAAGGTTGGTTTGGTTAGCAGTTTTCATTTCCTTGATAACTTAGTGGGGTTTTTGTGTTTTTGTGATTTTTTAAAAAATTGCAAAGAGATTCTAAAGATTCTAAGAATTTAAAGAATCTAAACAAAAACAAGAATCTAGATTCAAGATTTAAATAAAAAATCAAAAAATCAACAAACAAGAATCAAACTCAAATATTGTACTCTATCGTTGGGTTGTCACACAAAAAGCGGGCAGGGATTTGGGGGATTTTAAGGGGGATAAGGGGGGTGCCTCGCAATAAACCCCCTTGTCCCCCTTATAGAAAAAAAGCAAAGTGGGATTTGGAAACTAGAAAGCGTGCTTCTGCAAAACCAATCCCAAAAAAGAGAAACTAAGAGATTCTAAAATTGCCAAAGAGTATAACCTCTCAAACCAAGATTCGGCAACCAAAGAATCACCAGAGGGTATAGATCCTCTCAAGCCAACTCAAAAAGGAAGTCCTTTGGGTCGCCACCAACCCTCACAACTTCTAGCAAACCACAAACCGCATTGGAGCAAAACACCCTCTCTGCCCTTTGCAAATCACAAACCCACAGCTCCTCCTCTTGCACCCTCCCCTGCTCTATCAAATGCTGACGATACACGCCCGGCAAAATGTGGGATTTGGGCGTCAAAAGC
This window contains:
- a CDS encoding autotransporter outer membrane beta-barrel domain-containing protein, which codes for MRVRLSVALSGILCASLLSVEATTLVADFGSNASGGKGNYASVTKNGSSPSTQATFGTDWTGSDSFLKLQTDNLTFTFPKTSQTGATTPTTLTLKDGFKIQRSGGGTVTFTIKKEQEPQTLTTFAFGQTPGASSVLLGEYITLTLDGFTKSQIVSGLVLQRDSHFKGVGDLENNGTITLQKDTSLEGVKSITSTSRGKIILEKGITATISGAEEGSAGGTGTLTMLKQDISIGDNATLKINMPKVAKPAQSPAPNGKTLILKLTDGTSSRGEGESYGVTFKGGKDSKITLEDFTALETQSASFENITLNSKLATLKNTKLALTSTTLASENALTIQAGSASTFVLTGENTINAKTIQVKGTHSFEGKGVLKLQGEVVTFGEEGQSSQKAEITTISSTGAREQNKPKLQILGKLQTKNLKISNLDVEILSDKSTPWENKNLVLNGGTITAKTNDTKKLSTLEISNEAKNTSYGTISVTGDTTLKGSDIGIYGQTITLGNGSRTPTPPKLTLEAEGTITLGKQDTKPKARGAQDTQTKDGKVTISGNTSEKLELKSRKVVFGDLTLNKLNVTITSPDFDWAVISGADASSTLTLGEASNGGPLTITTQHSKDKSSVFQALSFESAETSTIKVDGDTSIKASKLGFSQQDVKITSGKALSLYALGVSGGEPIGEFNFKNTSISNSSATNSSLKLYAKEKAKLFANNLTLENIQVSVLKSSDASGTGRTDTKAKLDLSSGGTLNALGAVTIEAGGIYSGENQGFGLGINVGNSTKTGTLILKSGESGTEFRIDGSLTIDNTAKGKSVKTDTDSSFDVELNGKKLSDHQVALNVGGVLRGIGTSTNVVTIKAQNFTFGEHSRVEAINTALYLDEGSASTNNSPIDLKGIVYLSSADSNEAQIKSKKANNGGNGLKIKHLISQGKARIEDKLTFDNANLEIFSNGNAKTLTLKNTDTASSNKVSGVSNISLHNADLIINNGGSNAELEMTAGGSILSQGDSSIQANKVSVASSGTYTLQVKNGTLTLQESTPTGNAIGDLTLGDEKGQQGGHLILQKSNGSGNATHNSFTLNGNLKSYGDTSITASGFTLNNGTSRTNQTKTISINNGELKFIKGGTTRANAGDTLTIGADVKLNAGSLSHYKTSSTLGNITLNSGVSITSQGNSAIKAGTLTLASNDINVGNGELQLIGSVASTSLSTTTATAHTIGDLKVQNQGVFKTLDGNGSRTAIKLASGKAITLSAEVGYVNAVRPIGKGVFGKVEAKSIEFEGSGKLINITLDTPKETKDDRLFALRAGDIVLIDTEDGIKKAKPSAPGGAGARTPTEKITLEDISVNTGRFHTLTLTPKLIEDTQKQFVQKLALGLSVSQTKALELLESVENPQAKAQLQSLITSGNNQAIIDSILTTNNALKIGLAESIASGNVTLASQALFMINQSFANLGESIYAGTQTLQALKMIRHNNYEARMARKGNPFNSKNEVASLIQEASKYHYANNDDSLLIGLLDEPQPNNPFQGELWATYDGAINANQTQNATLNGMSAGYDLILGDNQEYLLGFALSYGYGTYTTSTLTNYSHNIGLGVYTRMFFGENEIDLTLSQNIGLAHSTNKLDTIYYQINNILNQDLSYNFYSTDLSALYGYSFKVGNEESPYYLKPLGGINFSFLYNGEAQGNGVEKLGMQSMSNYRLDIVLGMEMRKYLNEHTYFYLLPFLEKSLFNDGSDANIGFANALIVPYVLPRNNAVNLGIYAGGEGNITQGFALTGGIGAKMSVDQKEVFTNWNVGLRYRF
- a CDS encoding autotransporter outer membrane beta-barrel domain-containing protein, giving the protein MRNKGNWMRVSLALSLMLGVAVAEDKSPDLIANFGKNDTGGKGNYETAKKDTSSDAKYGTDWTGSDSNLTLKTTSLEFTFPKTPKDPPTATNLVLKDKFSFVNQTDGTANLTLKIDTSKTGGLKKFIFGETSGVLASMITIGKKINLTLGVFTDGVEFKGRTKVEADSSIATTSQVSITGGLILGENASLKLNGTNSTLTNTGSLQLSKGASLVGVSEINATPPSPQAPLDYNPSANLIIKGDAKIQVKSGSGLTIKDQKLQIDTGATLSISSIKASGVGKTAQTLSFDTANGGTSLIQGGTLNVGATFETLDAKALSLVDHKMDFATLTSLKVSNLTMQNSSIVSTSDLGVTIDASAGKPPATPTFTAKGMNKIEATKITFGAGNYKFGGGGDLDFVAKGGITFANASGVTLGIADSESFRHLGLGATSITNQGTLSISSLNLRLFADTAITWTNISTLTMSGTNVEALNADKNARQDLKIVGANASSSTIKAKTSGTISAKNLELSQLQVEVGLPTPAGTSGGSPSTLVLDTQGVGTLKLGLQNGSSDGTNPNKVSFEGKSTPTSTLRLEAESVQFGDLSFTKLNLITDAKSRAGGLSFLAENASSKLVFDTGTSIKAGDEKSYQTLTFGTLGDFQSSLEIKNGLTITASALRFQNQNIELQNGEFKLYALGAKGEGCTQECGVIGAGSGTFAFEHTKISKSNGVGVSAGATTEVKLYTQGGALLQLNGKESASGLTLDGINLTSYKNATTRTDTLNPLDLSSKSADLSILGLTALEGVTIKASGIYTQGEGGTKQRGFGIGIGVGDKNQTGQLVLTDTLDGTDTYLINGNLTLDNTKGSAEGGVVENGSSNGKTTFDIQVGTSSLKKLSDQTLGLNIAGHLTAKGEGATKSVRIKAKELTFGKESKVSVYDTTLTLETKTNSTGGSSTPLDLQGEVYLEGQTDKEAILAKGTNGGNAQGLKLHNITAKGKASISDNLTFSDSTIKVIGNGAKANNGYTLKLWDKTASATKMTDISKIELENGVLQLKSNGSGNNETDSEVLLNAGGTIISSGDSKIEVKSLKAQVSDGAKTGLYALQVKNGTLTLQESDRTETQPSPPPPPPPPSQQVGNVDSIGSLTLGDEKEQKGGHLILLKSNGSSSPTYNSFTLKGDLKSYGESSLQAQDLTLVGKLEEGTHSISSTGGELKLFKKDNTTPQSIEINADTHLGNGAIGAYSGSLENPSLIDMKFGKDVRITSYGDSSLNARVLTLRSNAISVQKGTLSLNGARDGIEAGNVFVDSGVLRINAHTRPSGNQEQASLYIAEGSSITLSARIGYVNAENPLGGGVFGKVEAKSVEFKGDSKSDAKLVNVKVNASSYLSDQDDRLFALRAGAHTIIQTEEGIKKKSYMPGGSAENLTLQDVAVSSGEFSTLKIKPILEEATFGGQKIVKNLNLSFSVSQTKALELLESVENPQAKAQLQSLITSGNNQAIIDSILTTNNALKIGLAESIASGNVTLASQALFMINQSFANLGESIYAGTQTLQALKMIRHNNYEARMARKGNPFGSKNEVASLIQEASKYHYANNDDSLLIGLLDEPQPNNPFQGELWATYDGAINANQTQNATLNGMSAGYDLILGDNQEYLLGFALSYGYGTYTTSTLTNYSHNIGLGVYTRMFFGENEIDLTLSQNIGLAHSTNKLDTIYYQINNILNQDLSYNFYSTDLSALYGYSFKVGNEESPYYLKPLGGINFSFLYNGEAQGNGVEKLGMQSMSNYRLDIVLGMEMRKYLNEHTYFYLLPFLEKSLFNDGSDANIGFANALIVPYVLPRNNAVNLGIYAGGEGNITQGFALTGGIGAKMSVDQKEVFTNWNVGLRYRF